In one window of Bdellovibrio bacteriovorus W DNA:
- a CDS encoding endo-1,4-beta-xylanase (COG0726 Predicted xylanase/chitin deacetylase), with the protein MDIFKILSVSLSAFLVSNSVWAQSEEFRVPVESHHCAKNASYKVHLTFDDGPKIPETIQVLDTLKRHGIKATFFISTSRFKNLAQGKAPTANERRLLQVIERMKEEGHTVGSHSYEHIEHGNLNKHSKADIMQNLQASYRVIDRLGLPSPVPFRFPYGSGWLVDNNPTNQSMNDFVTREIKSKGYRPFHWDMDTWDWSKVKRQALPKSLLEQVCSHGGGVALMHDIHKWTADNLDSIIQSIQQSGHTFASEEEIIRYSDRHPRGTLVSLKDRAGSIRSCGRKNSDLDQIWADCNEYQQKSSDNNRKGVN; encoded by the coding sequence GTGGATATATTTAAAATTCTTTCAGTTTCTTTAAGCGCGTTTTTGGTATCTAACTCCGTATGGGCTCAAAGTGAAGAATTCAGAGTTCCAGTAGAGTCTCACCATTGTGCAAAGAATGCTTCCTATAAGGTGCATTTAACTTTTGATGATGGTCCTAAAATACCTGAAACGATCCAAGTACTCGACACCTTAAAGCGTCATGGGATTAAGGCGACTTTTTTTATTTCGACAAGTCGTTTTAAAAACTTAGCGCAAGGTAAAGCGCCTACAGCCAATGAAAGGCGATTGCTCCAAGTCATTGAGAGAATGAAAGAAGAGGGGCACACCGTAGGCTCGCACTCTTATGAGCATATTGAGCATGGAAACCTAAATAAGCACTCCAAAGCTGATATAATGCAGAACTTGCAGGCAAGTTATCGAGTCATTGACCGCTTGGGTTTACCGAGTCCTGTTCCTTTTCGTTTCCCATATGGAAGTGGTTGGCTTGTTGATAACAATCCCACCAATCAATCCATGAATGACTTTGTCACTCGCGAAATTAAGAGTAAGGGTTATCGTCCGTTCCATTGGGATATGGATACCTGGGATTGGAGTAAGGTAAAGCGTCAAGCGTTGCCGAAGTCTCTGCTAGAGCAAGTGTGTTCTCACGGTGGTGGTGTGGCTTTAATGCATGATATTCACAAGTGGACCGCAGATAATTTGGATTCAATTATTCAATCCATCCAGCAGTCGGGGCATACCTTTGCGAGTGAAGAAGAAATTATTCGCTACTCAGATCGTCACCCTCGCGGAACCTTGGTTTCATTAAAGGATCGCGCAGGCAGTATTCGTAGCTGCGGTCGTAAGAACTCAGACCTCGATCAGATTTGGGCAGATTGCAATGAGTACCAACAAAAGTCTTCAGACAATAATAGAAAAGGAGTCAACTAA
- a CDS encoding hypothetical protein (COG0063 Predicted sugar kinase) — MSKAVSTTSFAMNEAQGLLPPLVTEDNKSSRGRCLLIAGSEQYPGAGVLCSKAALRAGSGYVYLAQKVKPSLALLSPEVIPLELNLQNQITEALAIALGPGTGLEEWVHAALTRLSEEQHAKLVIDADALTMLSRFPDIRLHPDWILTPHEGELARLLNVTAEQVRQDRVGWILQAQERFGCVIVLKGHRTLVADGKSLTENLSGNAGLAKAGTGDVLTGIITAFRAQGLSSAQAARLGVFVHGVAADLWIQSKKDFLALTASDVIENLPQALFEIRSFSTNPSKLS; from the coding sequence ATGTCAAAAGCAGTCAGCACAACTTCCTTTGCAATGAACGAGGCACAAGGGCTTTTGCCTCCATTAGTAACCGAAGATAATAAATCCTCACGGGGCCGATGTTTGCTTATCGCTGGAAGTGAACAATACCCGGGGGCAGGAGTGCTTTGTAGCAAAGCCGCTTTGCGGGCTGGAAGTGGATACGTCTATCTTGCTCAAAAAGTGAAGCCAAGCTTGGCGCTTTTATCCCCTGAAGTTATTCCGTTAGAGCTAAATTTACAAAATCAAATAACAGAGGCTTTGGCCATCGCCTTGGGTCCTGGGACGGGGTTGGAGGAGTGGGTGCACGCTGCGCTTACGAGGCTCTCTGAAGAGCAGCATGCCAAGCTCGTGATCGATGCTGATGCTCTGACGATGCTATCGCGATTTCCCGACATCCGCCTTCATCCAGATTGGATCTTAACTCCCCATGAAGGGGAGCTGGCGAGATTGTTAAATGTAACGGCAGAGCAGGTTCGGCAAGATCGAGTTGGATGGATTCTTCAGGCTCAAGAAAGATTTGGTTGTGTGATTGTATTAAAGGGGCATCGCACTCTGGTGGCTGATGGGAAAAGTCTTACTGAAAACTTGTCTGGGAATGCGGGGTTGGCAAAAGCAGGGACTGGGGATGTGCTAACGGGTATCATCACGGCGTTTCGCGCCCAAGGATTATCTTCCGCTCAGGCGGCTCGTTTGGGTGTGTTTGTTCATGGAGTAGCCGCGGATCTTTGGATACAAAGTAAGAAAGACTTTTTGGCGCTCACGGCCTCAGATGTTATTGAAAACCTACCTCAAGCGTTGTTCGAGATCCGAAGCTTCAGTACTAATCCTTCAAAGCTTTCCTAA
- a CDS encoding catalase (COG0753 Catalase) — translation MSDPKDPKKCPVTHLTTAFGAPVVDNQNSMTAGPRGPVLIQDVWLLEKLAHLNREIIPERRMHAKGSGAFGTFTVTNDITKYSKAKVFAKVGKQTPMFARFTTVAGERGAADAERDIRGFALKFYTEEGNWDMVGNNTPVFFLRDPRKFPDLNKAVKRDPHTNLRSPLNNWDFWTLLPEALHQVTIVMSDRGIPKSYRHMHGFSSHTYSFINSANERFWVKMHFRTQQGIENITDQEATEVVGSDRESNQRDLFEAISKKDFPRWKMFIQVMPETEADNYRIHPFDLTKVWYKKDFPLIEVGEFELNKNPENFFADVEQSAFAPNNLVPGISVSPDKMLQARLFAYSDAQRYRLGVNHHQIPVNAAKCPVHSNHRDGYGRVDGNYGSLPHYEPNSFKQWQEQPEYKEPALKIKGEGNFWNFHEDDSNYFEQPGKLFRLMSPAQQLVLCENTARNMGDIPEYIKMRHIRNCNAADPKYGEGVAKALGIDFKKALDSKKDDPALGGPAALPV, via the coding sequence ATGTCTGATCCTAAAGATCCAAAAAAGTGTCCAGTCACCCATCTCACAACGGCTTTTGGCGCTCCGGTCGTGGACAACCAAAATAGCATGACCGCGGGGCCCCGTGGGCCGGTACTAATTCAAGACGTATGGCTCTTAGAAAAGCTTGCTCATTTAAATCGAGAAATCATCCCAGAAAGAAGAATGCACGCTAAAGGCTCAGGCGCCTTTGGCACTTTCACCGTGACAAATGATATAACTAAATATTCGAAGGCTAAAGTTTTTGCGAAGGTAGGAAAACAGACTCCTATGTTTGCTCGCTTCACTACGGTTGCCGGCGAAAGAGGAGCCGCCGATGCTGAACGCGACATTCGTGGTTTTGCCCTGAAGTTTTATACCGAAGAGGGCAATTGGGATATGGTGGGTAACAACACCCCCGTGTTTTTTTTGCGAGACCCCCGAAAATTTCCGGACCTCAACAAGGCTGTAAAAAGAGATCCCCATACCAACCTAAGAAGCCCTTTGAACAATTGGGACTTTTGGACCCTGTTACCCGAAGCCCTTCATCAAGTAACCATTGTTATGAGCGATAGAGGTATTCCAAAAAGCTATCGCCATATGCATGGCTTTAGTTCGCACACTTATAGTTTTATAAATTCAGCCAATGAGCGTTTTTGGGTGAAGATGCACTTTAGAACACAACAGGGAATTGAAAACATCACCGATCAAGAAGCTACTGAAGTCGTGGGCTCTGATCGCGAAAGCAATCAGAGAGATCTCTTTGAAGCTATCTCGAAGAAAGACTTTCCTAGATGGAAAATGTTTATTCAAGTAATGCCCGAGACTGAAGCTGATAATTACCGAATTCATCCCTTTGATCTCACGAAAGTTTGGTACAAGAAGGACTTTCCTTTAATCGAAGTTGGAGAGTTTGAACTCAATAAAAATCCTGAAAACTTTTTTGCCGACGTCGAGCAAAGCGCCTTTGCGCCGAATAATCTCGTTCCCGGAATCAGCGTTAGTCCTGACAAAATGCTGCAAGCAAGACTCTTTGCCTACTCCGATGCTCAACGCTATCGCTTAGGGGTGAATCATCACCAAATCCCAGTCAATGCCGCTAAATGCCCTGTTCATAGCAATCACCGCGATGGTTATGGAAGAGTCGATGGCAACTACGGCTCGCTGCCACACTATGAACCGAATAGCTTCAAGCAATGGCAAGAGCAACCAGAGTATAAAGAGCCCGCTTTAAAAATTAAAGGTGAGGGAAATTTTTGGAATTTCCACGAGGATGACTCGAACTACTTTGAACAACCGGGGAAACTCTTCCGCCTTATGTCTCCAGCTCAACAGCTAGTTCTTTGCGAGAATACCGCACGTAACATGGGAGATATCCCAGAATACATAAAAATGAGACATATCCGAAATTGCAATGCTGCTGATCCCAAGTATGGAGAAGGAGTTGCAAAAGCACTTGGCATTGATTTTAAAAAAGCCCTTGATTCAAAGAAAGATGATCCAGCACTGGGCGGACCTGCTGCACTCCCAGTATAA
- a CDS encoding Serine protease (COG5640 Secreted trypsin-like serine protease) produces MKHFTVIALGILLSSCGAKNSVNSILAETGIMGGKQVEEKSPYSQTVVAIIDTEFNSICTGSILSENLIITAAHCVDDVEHFNLHIVFANNADEVMGSREPDVKAQFTRRVTKMAIHEDYDPEEQTDENPYDFSDIAILKIKGTIPEGFKPVNLVKNSFDLKRGMKTTLVGYGVNEVKTEPIDPKTVKNLKEAMEYGEVLCDENLQDCIKVEMFGDGVLRVGHAPIEGFSKSEVRLDERDGGTCMGDSGGPAYIEKNNELLLFGITSRGSALCDEVGIYTSVPYHLKWIEKTIQKLK; encoded by the coding sequence GTGAAGCATTTTACGGTGATTGCCTTAGGCATTCTGTTGTCGTCTTGTGGCGCTAAAAATTCGGTAAATTCAATTCTAGCTGAAACTGGAATTATGGGTGGTAAACAGGTTGAGGAAAAGAGTCCATATTCTCAAACTGTTGTCGCAATTATTGATACCGAGTTTAACTCAATTTGCACGGGCTCTATCCTTTCCGAGAATCTCATTATTACTGCGGCTCATTGCGTGGATGATGTTGAACACTTTAATCTTCATATTGTTTTTGCAAACAACGCGGATGAGGTCATGGGAAGTCGCGAACCAGATGTAAAGGCTCAGTTCACTCGTCGTGTAACAAAGATGGCTATCCATGAGGACTATGACCCTGAAGAACAAACAGATGAAAATCCTTATGACTTTAGCGATATCGCTATTCTAAAAATCAAAGGAACGATTCCTGAGGGATTTAAGCCTGTAAATCTGGTGAAAAACTCATTTGATTTGAAGCGCGGTATGAAAACGACTCTTGTCGGTTACGGAGTGAATGAAGTTAAAACGGAGCCGATTGATCCAAAAACTGTAAAAAACCTTAAAGAGGCTATGGAGTACGGTGAAGTTCTTTGTGATGAGAATCTTCAAGACTGCATCAAAGTAGAAATGTTTGGGGATGGAGTTCTGAGAGTGGGGCACGCACCGATAGAAGGATTCTCAAAGTCAGAAGTTCGCTTAGATGAGCGCGATGGTGGAACCTGCATGGGAGACTCCGGTGGCCCGGCGTACATCGAAAAGAACAATGAATTGTTGTTATTCGGTATTACCAGTCGTGGAAGCGCTCTTTGTGATGAAGTAGGGATTTATACGAGTGTTCCTTACCACCTGAAATGGATTGAAAAAACGATCCAAAAGCTTAAGTAA
- a CDS encoding efflux pump component MtrF (COG2978 Putative p-aminobenzoyl-glutamate transporter), translating into MSTINETQNSRLNRFLQWVEKAGNALPQPALMFLALAAIVIVASGIFSWMGVEAVHPIKKETITTVNLFSAKGVHLILTDMVKNFTGFAPLGTVLVAMLGFSLAEKSGLLGTLLRLLVLKSPRQLLIPIVLLAGIMSHTAGDIGYVLLIPLSAMAFHSAGLNPIAGLAICFAGVSGGFAANFLISAIDPLLGGLSQEAARIIDPNYVVTPVVNWYFMSASSLLIILVGTLIAKKITIPFLGEYKGGAERALPEPLNSGEKKGLLYAALTLLTIACVILAGTLPENGFLRNPQDHTILNSPLMSGIIAVIFLIGSLCGLAYGKGAKTFKKQEDVIQAMQDSMVTMAPYLVMVFFAAQFIALFNASNVGLIMAIHGSEILKSMDLSAVPLMIGFILLTCVLDMFLGSASAKWALMAPIFVPMFMLLGLAPELTQAAYRVADSVVNIISPFMYYFPLILAFANKYDPKAKLGTLIALMLPYSLGFLIFWSLMLLVWVGLNLPLGPGANLQYLIP; encoded by the coding sequence ATGTCTACGATCAATGAGACTCAAAACAGTCGTCTGAACCGTTTTCTACAATGGGTGGAGAAAGCAGGAAATGCACTCCCTCAACCAGCTCTGATGTTTCTTGCTCTAGCAGCTATTGTAATCGTCGCATCCGGCATTTTTAGTTGGATGGGGGTTGAGGCCGTTCATCCTATTAAAAAAGAAACAATCACGACGGTGAATCTTTTTTCTGCCAAAGGAGTTCACCTCATCCTCACGGATATGGTCAAAAATTTCACAGGCTTTGCACCATTGGGCACCGTTTTAGTGGCCATGCTTGGATTTAGTTTAGCCGAAAAAAGCGGGCTTTTAGGAACACTCCTGCGTCTGCTTGTTTTAAAGTCCCCTCGCCAACTTCTTATTCCCATTGTTTTGCTTGCGGGCATCATGTCTCATACGGCCGGAGATATCGGCTACGTTTTGTTGATCCCTCTTTCAGCAATGGCATTTCATAGTGCGGGCTTAAACCCCATTGCGGGTCTTGCAATTTGTTTTGCCGGAGTTTCAGGGGGCTTTGCTGCCAACTTCTTAATTAGCGCCATCGACCCATTACTCGGAGGTCTTTCCCAAGAGGCCGCACGAATCATTGATCCGAACTATGTCGTCACACCAGTTGTGAACTGGTATTTTATGTCAGCCTCTTCCCTTCTGATTATCCTTGTAGGAACTCTTATTGCTAAAAAAATAACGATTCCATTCCTTGGAGAGTACAAAGGCGGAGCCGAGCGCGCTCTTCCTGAACCACTCAATTCCGGCGAAAAAAAGGGACTTCTTTATGCTGCCCTCACTCTTCTTACAATCGCCTGTGTGATTCTAGCGGGCACCCTTCCTGAAAATGGTTTTCTGCGCAACCCGCAGGACCACACGATTCTAAATTCCCCGTTGATGAGTGGAATTATTGCTGTGATCTTCCTCATAGGTTCTCTTTGTGGTTTAGCTTATGGCAAAGGTGCAAAGACATTTAAAAAACAAGAAGATGTCATTCAAGCTATGCAAGACTCTATGGTCACCATGGCTCCTTATTTAGTGATGGTTTTCTTTGCAGCTCAATTTATTGCTCTTTTCAATGCCTCTAATGTCGGATTGATTATGGCAATTCATGGATCTGAAATTTTAAAGTCCATGGATTTGAGTGCTGTTCCATTAATGATTGGTTTTATTTTACTGACTTGCGTTTTAGATATGTTCTTAGGAAGTGCCTCCGCGAAATGGGCACTGATGGCGCCGATTTTCGTTCCGATGTTTATGCTCTTGGGACTTGCACCCGAGCTAACTCAAGCAGCCTATCGGGTTGCTGACTCTGTGGTTAACATCATCTCGCCATTTATGTATTATTTCCCACTGATCTTAGCTTTTGCTAATAAATATGATCCGAAAGCAAAACTAGGCACATTGATTGCCCTGATGCTTCCTTACTCGCTTGGCTTTTTGATTTTCTGGTCTCTCATGCTCTTGGTTTGGGTGGGCCTCAATTTGCCACTCGGCCCTGGAGCCAACCTTCAATATCTCATTCCCTAA
- a CDS encoding FG-GAP repeat- HVR domain-containing protein, protein MRFKLGLLAASSLGISVFYQNCSQQGLIFAEVSELASQGIPEPPVCRPMEADEVAPRLHYSWDHSNSIEAEYNQVMSSPVVGDLDQDGFPEIVFTTFKGSAYTADGIVRVMNGLTGQVKWSAVQPEVRSYAVSSPLILDIDGDGKGEVFFLHSSRKKIVALNHDGSTRWILDIPRDLAQCHDGFSGAKLNSQRISSIIAGPYIVTEDSSRRPFIDHTLDESGSCQSYPVFLSNYLSSPIQIVSASGVSNHRGEKLWNFLRPGSPAVADIIKEAIGNEVVVTGGGYLTIYNGMTGQVLVDRKLNEHSELICGKDAKGEGIVGGGQASIGDFDGNPETLEIAIATGKSLTIFDNYGNKIAGSDTQDCSSLATGITSFDFNGDGKPEIIYADEQYLRIYEMDKSRELKVIWSTINPSGTLREYPVIADVDGDGYAELVVVANNYGYGYLYNTEAEKQATKNLTGLRVFKPHTERAWMPTRKVWNQHSYFSSHINDDLTVNAENPGILGSRFFKRNPQGKVEFTECRTNK, encoded by the coding sequence ATGCGATTTAAACTGGGACTTTTAGCAGCTTCATCTTTAGGCATCTCTGTCTTCTATCAAAACTGTTCCCAGCAAGGACTTATATTTGCCGAAGTTAGCGAGTTAGCGTCTCAAGGTATTCCAGAGCCTCCTGTATGCAGACCTATGGAAGCAGACGAAGTAGCCCCCCGCCTTCACTACTCGTGGGATCATTCAAACTCTATCGAAGCAGAATATAACCAGGTCATGTCATCTCCTGTTGTCGGAGATTTAGACCAAGATGGTTTTCCTGAGATTGTCTTTACGACCTTCAAAGGCAGCGCTTACACTGCTGACGGCATTGTTCGCGTCATGAATGGACTCACTGGTCAGGTTAAATGGAGTGCTGTTCAACCTGAAGTGCGCTCTTATGCGGTTAGCTCTCCCCTGATTCTTGATATCGACGGGGATGGCAAAGGTGAAGTTTTCTTTCTTCATAGTTCTCGCAAAAAAATTGTCGCTTTAAACCACGACGGTTCAACACGTTGGATTCTCGATATCCCGAGGGATCTTGCTCAATGTCACGATGGCTTCTCGGGTGCTAAACTAAATTCACAAAGAATTTCTTCAATCATCGCAGGCCCCTATATCGTCACTGAGGACTCCTCTCGTCGACCATTCATTGATCATACATTGGATGAATCTGGCTCCTGCCAAAGCTACCCTGTTTTTTTATCAAACTATCTTTCAAGTCCAATTCAAATTGTAAGTGCTTCTGGTGTTTCTAATCACCGTGGAGAAAAACTTTGGAACTTTTTACGTCCAGGTAGCCCAGCTGTTGCTGATATAATTAAAGAAGCTATCGGCAACGAAGTCGTTGTTACTGGCGGTGGCTATCTTACAATTTATAATGGCATGACAGGACAAGTACTTGTAGATCGCAAACTGAATGAACATAGCGAACTCATTTGTGGAAAAGATGCTAAGGGTGAAGGGATTGTCGGGGGCGGCCAAGCTTCTATTGGGGATTTTGATGGCAATCCTGAAACTTTAGAAATTGCGATCGCCACAGGCAAATCTTTAACGATTTTTGATAATTATGGAAATAAAATTGCTGGCAGTGATACTCAAGACTGCAGCTCACTTGCCACGGGTATCACATCGTTTGACTTTAATGGAGATGGAAAACCAGAAATCATCTACGCGGATGAACAATATTTGAGAATTTACGAGATGGATAAATCCCGTGAATTGAAAGTAATCTGGTCTACGATCAATCCGAGTGGAACACTCCGCGAGTACCCTGTTATTGCCGACGTCGATGGTGATGGCTATGCGGAACTCGTTGTTGTTGCCAACAATTATGGCTATGGCTACTTGTACAACACTGAAGCAGAAAAACAGGCGACAAAAAATCTAACAGGACTTCGCGTTTTTAAACCGCATACGGAAAGAGCGTGGATGCCAACAAGAAAAGTTTGGAATCAACACTCTTACTTTAGTTCCCATATCAACGATGACCTTACTGTGAACGCAGAAAATCCAGGAATTCTTGGTTCACGCTTTTTCAAACGCAATCCACAGGGCAAAGTCGAATTTACGGAATGTCGAACAAACAAATAA
- a CDS encoding lactoylglutathione lyase (COG0346 Lactoylglutathione lyase and related lyases) — MKFLHTMLRVKDLDRALDFFVTKLGLIETRRQENEMGKFTLVFLATAPGEPEVELTYNWGSEEEYTFGRNFGHLAFQVENIYETCERLQSAGVTILRPPRDGYMAFIKSPDNQSVELLQKGSPLPPQAPWKDMTNTGSW; from the coding sequence ATGAAATTTCTGCACACAATGTTGAGAGTTAAAGACTTAGATCGAGCTCTTGATTTCTTTGTTACAAAGTTGGGACTTATCGAAACCCGCCGCCAAGAAAATGAAATGGGAAAGTTCACTCTCGTTTTTCTTGCGACAGCACCTGGCGAACCTGAAGTCGAACTGACTTATAACTGGGGCTCTGAAGAGGAGTACACTTTCGGAAGAAACTTTGGGCACCTTGCTTTTCAGGTAGAAAATATTTACGAAACCTGCGAACGCCTACAAAGTGCCGGAGTTACCATCTTACGACCACCTCGCGATGGCTATATGGCCTTTATCAAGTCTCCCGATAACCAGTCTGTTGAATTGCTTCAGAAAGGCTCTCCATTGCCCCCCCAAGCCCCTTGGAAGGATATGACCAATACAGGGAGCTGGTAA
- a CDS encoding outer membrane protein/peptidoglycan-associated (lipo)protein (COG2885 Outer membrane protein and related peptidoglycan-associated (lipo)proteins): MRIINYAKCTLLALCLSATAQANVLGDMQTFSPNTDGLDFITVHSARPLPKDFWVFSNYLNYAKDHLLVYKTLGAQDRLDYEDSLIEYDLGVAYGFSENLQFSFQMPVLVSHSTHRQDGVLVNIKEGIHSFRPGFKWGPSSTTNSHWAILGSVDIPFLKNSPYMGVDSNPIFNLEGAYSWSSGSRIQSLNVGGRLRNPTDTPSDAHMFPLKSQLTASYGYSDKFSQTARWVFETFASMPIDKDPYNEIMDASSIDVLLGLKHRWYKNLNFDWGATVEPGVKSLAPSYRFFAGLVYYWKPEKKSEASGSKETLQPFVVYPDVDSVETFEWVQFYAEGDIQIDTCKITEGPGTLSQGCEFMSQTPGVTRIEFRDTFGRTVNKYITVVKKEATPVKFTQPKYTVLAGSSVQVDAQGGAPEYEYKVLRGQGTMSFSGFYEAPLRKQTVLIQATDQNGQTAQGTIEVVEAPKADRALNLNNLEFFTDKAELTPSALKSLRANLSGLKKVDIKRLIVEGHTDSVGSDEYNQRLSRRRAEAVKTILIGELGLPSSAIEAVGFGESQPIASNATAEGRQRNRRVVLKVYYK, encoded by the coding sequence ATGAGAATTATCAACTATGCAAAATGCACTTTATTAGCTCTTTGTCTTTCTGCGACAGCACAAGCAAATGTCCTTGGAGATATGCAAACTTTTTCTCCAAACACAGATGGCTTGGATTTTATCACGGTGCACTCCGCCCGTCCTCTACCCAAAGATTTTTGGGTTTTTAGTAACTACCTCAACTACGCAAAAGATCATCTTCTAGTTTATAAAACTTTGGGGGCTCAAGATCGCCTCGACTATGAAGATTCACTCATTGAATACGATCTGGGCGTTGCCTATGGTTTTTCTGAAAATCTGCAGTTCAGCTTTCAAATGCCAGTCTTAGTGAGTCACTCCACTCATCGCCAAGACGGCGTCTTGGTAAACATCAAAGAAGGAATCCACAGCTTCCGACCTGGTTTTAAATGGGGACCAAGTTCTACGACAAACTCCCATTGGGCAATTTTAGGTTCAGTCGATATTCCGTTCTTAAAAAACAGCCCTTATATGGGTGTAGACTCTAACCCTATCTTCAACCTTGAAGGTGCTTATAGCTGGTCAAGTGGCTCACGCATTCAATCTCTGAACGTCGGCGGCCGGTTGAGAAATCCCACAGACACTCCCTCTGATGCACATATGTTCCCGCTCAAGAGCCAACTTACAGCCTCTTACGGTTACTCTGATAAATTCTCTCAAACAGCTCGTTGGGTTTTTGAAACATTCGCAAGTATGCCGATTGATAAAGATCCATACAACGAGATCATGGATGCCTCATCCATTGATGTTCTTTTGGGTTTAAAACATCGTTGGTATAAAAATCTTAACTTTGACTGGGGAGCGACGGTAGAGCCTGGGGTGAAATCTTTAGCACCCAGCTATCGGTTCTTCGCGGGTCTTGTATATTATTGGAAGCCAGAGAAAAAATCCGAGGCTTCGGGTTCTAAGGAAACTCTTCAGCCATTTGTTGTTTACCCTGACGTAGACAGTGTTGAAACATTTGAATGGGTTCAGTTCTATGCTGAAGGCGATATTCAAATTGATACTTGTAAAATTACTGAAGGCCCAGGCACATTGAGCCAAGGTTGCGAGTTCATGTCGCAAACACCAGGAGTTACGCGCATTGAGTTCCGTGATACTTTTGGTAGAACAGTTAATAAGTACATCACAGTCGTAAAAAAAGAAGCAACGCCTGTTAAGTTCACTCAGCCCAAATACACTGTGTTAGCTGGGTCTTCTGTTCAAGTCGATGCACAAGGTGGTGCTCCAGAGTACGAGTATAAAGTTCTTAGAGGCCAAGGGACTATGAGCTTTAGCGGTTTCTATGAAGCCCCTTTACGTAAGCAAACAGTTCTGATTCAAGCCACAGATCAAAATGGCCAGACAGCTCAAGGAACAATTGAAGTTGTTGAAGCTCCAAAAGCGGATCGTGCTTTGAATTTAAATAATCTGGAGTTCTTTACAGATAAGGCTGAATTAACTCCGAGTGCTTTAAAGTCTCTGCGTGCAAATCTTTCTGGCCTTAAAAAGGTCGATATCAAACGTTTGATTGTAGAAGGTCATACCGACTCTGTAGGTTCTGATGAGTACAATCAAAGATTGAGTCGCCGCCGAGCAGAAGCTGTAAAAACGATTCTAATCGGTGAATTGGGGCTTCCATCCAGCGCCATCGAAGCCGTTGGTTTCGGAGAGTCTCAGCCGATTGCTTCTAATGCAACTGCTGAAGGTAGACAACGCAATCGCCGCGTGGTCTTAAAGGTTTACTACAAGTAG